GAAACCACTCAGACCACCTACATCGTGCAGATTCCGGGCAATGCGATGAGGATCAGCTCCAAGGTCTTGCGGACTGAGTTTGACTGCAATCAAGATTTGCGCGATGTGATGCTGCGCTACACCCAGGCCTTGATTGCCCAAATCTCGCAGACCACTGCCTGCAACAGCCTTCATAGGCTAGAGCAACGAATGGCGCGCTGGCTATTAGAAGTGCATGACCGGGTTGAGGGCGACGATGTCGCACTAACCCAGGAATTTTTGGCAGAGATGCTGGGGGTGCGTCGGGCGGGGATTACCCAAACGGCGCAAAAGTTTCAGGAGAGCGGCCTGATACGATACCGCCGGGGACATATTCAAATTCTTGACCGACCCGGGCTAGAATCTTCTTCCTGTGAGTGTTTCGGTGTGGTTAGGGATGAATACGACCGCTTGCTTGGAGAAAAGCACGGCGCTTTTCCGGCAGCTCAAAGAAAGTAGCAGGGCATGAGCCAAAAACAGTTTGTATCGCCAACTATCTTGCTAGTTGAGCCGGATAGTGAAGTTCGCCCGCTGCTGCTGCACAATTTGCAAAGCTGGGGCTATCGGGTCGTTGTGGCCTTAGATGAAGCAGACGCAGTTCAGCGGACTCGAGATGGGCGAGAGCCCTTTGACCTGATTTTGCTCAATCAAGTTGGGCAATCAGTCGATAAATTTGCTGGTTTCGGGCGATACATCTGCCAGCGAGCAAAGCTGCCTAGCTCCACACCTGTTGTGGTCATGGCTGAGCAGTACGGGGCAGATTTAGAGGGGAAAACTATTCAGGTGGGAAGACACGAGTACGTGACCTACCTGGAAGATGGGCAGCAGTTAATGGACTTGCTGTATCAACTTTGCCCGGCGTAGAAGAATTGATACCTGGCCAAGCCTAACTGTACTTAAGTTTTTCTTTAGGGTACGAAACCGTACTGTCGTCTATCTTTAGAGAGACTAGATTGAATGCATGGCGAAAGATTCATTTCTCTGCGCTTTGCCCTCGATCAGTAGCTTTTACTCCCTGCCTCTCGTTGTATTGCACCCTTTTCCTGGGGCAACGTCTTGCGGATATGTGTAACTCAACTATCCCCCACAAGGGCCTCCGAGTGCTTGTTGTCGATAGCGATCTAGATTCTAGGGAGCTACTGATAGCGTTGTTTGATGGGTATGAGATTGAGACGGTAACGGCAACTTGCGTTAGCGAGTCGCTGGAGGCTATGCAAAATACTTTACCAGATCTCTTGATTAGCGAGATTGCTCTACCAATTGAAGATGGCTACACCCTAATGCGTAAGGTGCAAGCCTTTGAAACGAATCATCGGGTTCGGATTCCTGCGATCGCACTTACTGCCCGCACCGGAAACGAAAATCGCGCCCAGGCCCTAGCTGCCGGATTTTGCAGGCATTTGCCCAAACCGCTCGATATTGATGAACTGATTGCAGCAGTAGCCTGCATTACTGAGCCCAATCAGGAGGTTGCTGCGAGCACATGTAGCTAAGCAGAGTTTGTCGTTTAGTTTTGAGATGTGTTCTATGAAGGGCCTCTCTGGAGTTCTTTTGAGGCCCCCATGACCGTTGAAAATCAAATATTGGCTGCTCTGCCTTCTGAGGTCTTTAAGCGCTTAGACCCTCATCTCCATCAGGTCAGCCTTAAACAAGGTGAGTTTATTCATCGACCCGGTGAGCCTATGTCTTACCTCTATTTCCCGATGGGCTGTCTCTTTTCAGTGACGATAACGATGCAAGATGGATCGACTGCGGAGGTGGGCATGGTCGGTCGTCGGGAAGTGCTGGGCATTAATGCTTTTATGGGTAAGAGCGAAACTACTCAGACGGAGTACGTGGTACAGGTTGCAGGCAGCGCCATGAAAATTGAGGCCCAAATCCTGAGGCAGGAATTTGATCGCAATGGGGAACTGCGCGACGTGCTGTTTTACTATACCCAGGCGTTTTTGGCGCAGGTTTCGCAAACGGCTGCCTGCAACTCTCTCCACGTTTTAGAACAGCGCTTGGCTCGCTGGCTGCTAGAAACTCAGGAGCGAATTGGCTCAGATTATCTGCCGTTGACCCACGAGTATGTTGCGACGATGCTGGGCGTTCGTCGGTCTGGGGTGACCCTGGCGGCGCAAAAGCTGCAGGAGCGAAAAGTCATTCAGTATCGTCGGGGCAATGTTCAGATTCTCAACCAGTCTGGGCTAGAAGCCTCTGCCTGTGAGTGTTTCAAGACCATTAGAACTGAATATGACCGCCTGCTAGGATCCGTATAGTGGGCAACAGACCTTGTTTATTAGAAATACGTAAAAGCTGAACTAGTAGGTAAAATGGTGCCTTTCATTTTCGTTTTAGAGCCGGATGATGAAGTCCGGCCGCTGCTGAAGCATAACCTGCAAAACTGGGGCTATGAGCTGATCATCGCTCTCGACGAAGCAGATGCAATTCAGCGAATTCAGGGAGGACATGAGCACTTTCACCTGATTTTAATTAACCAAGCCGGGCAATCCATTGCACAGATGCTTGAAATCGGCAGTCGGATTCGCCAAAGCTCACAACTTGAAGATCCTGTCCCTATTCTCGTTATGGCCGAACGCTATGGGGCCGATCTTGAGGGGCAAGACATTCAGGTGAGTGAAAACGAGTATGTGACTTACTTGGAAGATGGGCAGCAGCTAAAGGTCATTTTGCAGCGCCTGTGCCCGGTTCCTGACGCTGATTCTGCTGCATTAGCTCAGCAATAGCTCTAACCAGCATCTCTGGCTCAACCGGTTTGGAAATATGTCGCTGAAAGCCTGCCGCTAGCGCCTGCTGGTGATCTACCTCTCCGGCGTAGGCGGTCAATGCGATCGCAGGAATGTGCCCGCCCTGTTCTGGCGGCAGCTTTCTGACCTGCCGCATCAGCATATAGCCATCTTGATGGGGCATACCGATATCGCTCAGTAAGACGTCTGGGCAAGCTTGGGTTAATAGGGTCAGTGCTTCGTCTGCAGAACTGGCTGTGAGAATGTGGGCTCCGGCTTGCTCCAGCGAAAAAGCGGCAACTTCTAGCGCATCTGGCTCGTCGTCTACAACTAAGATTTGGGTGCCCTTTAGGCTGAGGGTCTCTTTGAAGAAGTGACAGCTTGGAGGGTGTTTGCTAGGCGTGGGCGCGAGCGGCAGCCTGACGGTAAAAGTGGCTCCTTGCCCCTCACCTGGGCTTTCGGCCCGAATGGTTCCTCCGTGGGCTTCGACGAGCTGGCGGGTGATCGCTAGCCCTAGCCCCAGCCCCCCAAACTGGCGGGTGGTGGCGCTGTCTGCCTGTCGAAAGTAGTCAAATACGTGGGGCAAAAAATCAGCAGGGATGCCCTTGCCAGTGTCTCTTACGGTCAGTTGGGCGAACTGGTTAAGGGGTAGGGATGCTTGGCTATGGGCTGCGATCGCTTCATTTACCTCTAAGCCCTGATCAATCACCCGTGACAGCTTGACCTCAACCCGTCCTCCAGCTGGCGTGAACTTAACCGCATTAGACAGTAGGTTCCAGACTACCTGCTGAAGCCGGGTGACATCTCCTAAAACCGGCGGAATTTCCTGGTTGATTGCAGTCTCTAGCGTGATGGATTTGCTTTGGGCTGCCAGTCGTACAGTTTCAATGGCCGACTCGACGACTTGTGGCAAGCTAGCCTGGTTTACATCTAAGCTGAGCTTGCCGCGCAAAATGCGAGAGATATCTAGTAAATCTTCTACCAGTTGCGCCTGCAGCTTGGCATTGCGCTCAATGGTAGACCAGGCTTTTGCGGTTTTGGCAGCGTCTAGGTTGCCCTTTTGAATCAGCTTCACCCAGCCCAAAATTGGGTTGAGCGGCGATCGCAACTCGTGCGACAGTACGGCTAAAAACTCATCTTTCATCCGGTTGGCTTCTTGGGCCTGCTGGTATAGCAGGGCGCTGTCTAGAGCTAGCGCAGCTCGGTGGCCGAGTTCTTCTGCCAGGGATAGGTCTGCCGAGGTGTAGTGACGATCTGAGGAAGTGTCTAGGCAAACGGTCAAGGCTCCTAGCTGACGGGCATGGGCAATCAGGGGCACGGTGATTTGCGATCGCACCTGAGCCTGCCGAATAAAATTCCTGTGCTCCTCACCTGTCTCTGCTCCCTGCATCCAGGCCTCTGTAACGTGGGAGACAAAGACAGCCCGACGACTGGTTAGAACCTGCTCAACAGGATGGTTTCTTCGATCTTGGGGTAGCACAGAGCGCTGCAGCTGATCAAACCAGCCTCGCTTTGCCGGATCGCGGTGGTGCCAGGCAGAGCGCTCGATCTGTTGATTGGCATTAACAATATCAAAAAAACAAAAGTCGCCTAAAAACGGTACAGCCAGACGAGCAATGTTAAATAAGGTAGTTTTATAGTCGATAGATCCGGCCAATACGGCACTGGCTTCTGATAAAAACTGCTCCCGCTCTGCTGCCTGCCGCGACTCGGTCACGTCCCGCAAAATTTTAACCAGGCCCTGCAAATTGCCCTCATCATCCTGCAGCTGCGTCATCAGACCGCTAGCAAAGAAACGGCTGCCATTCTTGCGGATGTGCCAGCGTTCATCTTCTGCCCGTCCCTGAGTTAGAGCCGTCTGGATCTCCTGCTCGGCTTGGCTGTTCTCATTATCTTCAGGCGTAAAAATCACGCGGCTATGATAGCCGATGGCTTCTGCTTCCTGGTAGCCCAACAGCCTTTCAGCGCCAGGGTTCCAGCTGGTGATAATGCCATCTAGGTCAAGGGTGAAGATGGCATAGTCTTTAGCACTTTCAACAATCAGGCGAAAGCGCGACTCGCTCTCTTGCAAGGCAAGCTCTGCCTGCTGCCGTTTGGCTTCGGTGCGCTTGCGCTGAGTAATGTCTCGAAAATAAATACTAAAGCCAACCTCACAGGGATAGGCATGGATCTCTAGCCACAGCCTTAGCGATTCATCAAAAGCCTCAAAGTGCCCCACAAACTGCTCTGTCACAGTGCGCTGATACACCTGCTCAAGCACCGTACCGAGGGTCCAAGGCTGCATTTCCTGGCGCGTCTTGCCAATCAGCTTCTCTGGCCGCAGTTTGGTTAGCCGAGCAGCCTCCTGATTGACGTAAGTAATCCGCCACTCATGGTCAATGCAGACAAAGGCATCCGTAATGCTTTCTAGAATTTCAACAGCCCGCTGTGCCGATTCATTTAGGGCCTGACGGGTTGCTGCCGCTTCTTGACGAGCCGCCTGCTCTTTCTGCCAGGCCAGCTCAGCAGTCTGGCGCAGATGAATGCTTTGCAGCGCTGCCGTTGTAAAGTCGGCCAGGCTGGTCATCACTCGCACATCTTCGGCATCAAACCGCCGCGCCTCGTCATGAGACACAATCCAGAGAGCACCCAATGACTTATCAGCCCCTATCAACGGAATCACCAAGCCCTCAACGATCCTCGGACTTGTCTCCTGAAGGTAAGTAAAATACCGATCAGGATAAGCATACAGCTGCGGCGCTTGGAGGTCTAAGCAGGTGCCACAGGGGCTAAAGTCTCTGGGCGCTGTCCCCTGGTCGTAAGCTTCTAGCACACCGCAGAGCGCAGCCCAGCGAAAGATTTCTTCCCCCTCTGAGGTAGTTTCTAGTAAGCTGACTCCGGCGGTTCCTGCCTGACAAAGGTCTTTGGCAACCATCACCAGGGTTTTGAGCACCGTTTGACACTGCTCTGCTAGCTGCCGGGTCAGAGCGTGGAGCGCTTGAATCTCAGCCTGTAGATTAGGGGCTTTAGGTGGTCTTGTCGCTAACTCTGCCGTGATCAAAACATTGTCTAGAGCTACAGGAGGACGCACTTCAGCCATCAGAATTTGCCTTTAGCCCATATTGATTCAGGAGAGCCTGGCCCGGTTCGCCCAAGGTTTCTAGCAGATCTTCAATCAGCTTTAGCGCCATTGGAGAGGGCTCGGTATGTCCCTTTTCCCAGCGATTGACGGTTTTAAAAGAGACCCCCAATTTAGCCGCAAACTTCTCCTGAGACAGGTTGAGGTGCTGTCGGAGGCCCCGGACTAAATGTGCAGTTTGCAAAGATTTGGTGGTAGACATCTCTATTGTGATTCTTAAGGGATCACAATAGGACATCTGGGATAACCTCATCCACATTCCTAAGGAAGAGTTTGCAAGCAACTTTTCCTATATCTCGCTGTAGAGCTGATTTAGGCAGCAGCCCCCTCAGGCTAAAACTACGGTTTTGTGTAGGTTGGGTTAAGCGCAGCGAACCCAACAAACCCCTTGAACTGTTGCGTTTCACCAACAGCAACAGCGCAGTTTTTGTAGGTTGGGTTAAGCGCAGCGAACCCAACAAACCCTTAAGACTGCTGGGTTTCGCTGGGCCCTAACCCAACCTACGAGACTAGGTTTCGCCAACAGCATCGGCCCAGCAAAACCCAACCGATACGCTTCAGTTAGCTTACCGACCGCCAGCGAATCAGATAGCGCAGCACTTCCCCTTGGGCTGGGGTAATCGTAATGCCCGTTTCAGGCACAATGATGGGCTGACTCCACTGAAACTGCTCGGCATAGGTGAGCGCATGGAGCTGCTGCACCGCCTGCTCTACGCCATCGCGAGAGCCTACCAAAATATGGCGCAGCGGCTCACGACCCGGCACCCGCAAAGGCGAACCAAGCATAATCGGCTGAGCCGCCTCGCTGCCAGCGGGCGACCTGAAATAGGGAACGTAAATCACGGGGGTTCCTCCAGATAAGAGTGGGTAGGAAACCCCAAAAATTTGGCCGCCCCAGACATCAGAATGCGAGGCGGCCAGCGACGTGATCTACTAAGATCACCTCTAGCCTCCGCGACAGGCTCCATCTGTCTTCGGGGGTTAGGTGTCGGTTGTTGGTGCAAACAACTTCCGGCACCGCCAAATTTTTGGGAGAGACAAGCTGCACACACACAGCTATAAGCATTGAAACTACTGGATCTGGCTCAAAGAGTCAAGTCAGATCTCATCCACCCTCATTCCCTTTTTACCCCTCCTGACCCCCCAACTCTGGCTCAATGTCCGGCGTTAAAGGCTCATCTAGCCCCGGCTCGCTTTCATCTAGCTCGCGCAAAATCGGTGGGGTCGTGGGCTGCTCCTGCAAAAAGACGGCTGAAATGGCGTCTTGCAGCGTCTCAGCCATCGCAATGCGGTTGCGATATACCAAAATGACCCGCGTTAGCGCGGGCAGCCGGTTTTGCTCAGCCACCAGGTAGAGCGGCTCGACATAAACTAGCGACTGCTCGATCGGAATTGCCAGCAGGTTACCCTGCTGCGCCCGCGACCCCTGGGTATCCCACAGGGAAATGCGCTGGGAGATGGCCGGGTCTTGGTTGATGCGGGCCTCGATCTGCTCAGGGCCAAAGACCAGCTCTTGTTTAGGAAAACGATAGAGCAAGCGCAGGCCGTAGCGATCGCCATCAGAGCGGGCCGCTAGCCAGCCGATCAGGTTGTTGCGCTGGGCCGGGGTAAAGAGCCGCAGCAAGATAAACTCTTCAGTTTCTTCCCCCGGTAGCCGAATGATCAGGTAGTAGGGCTCGACCGCTCGGGCTTCGTTGGCGTAGATTTCGTTGGGGGCGCGCCACTGGTCTTCCCGGTTGTAAAACACCTGGGGGTCGGTCATGTGGTAGGTCATGAGCTGGTTGGCCTGCACCTGAAACAAATCCTGGGGATAGCGGATGTGCTCTTGCAGGGCGGGCGGCATGTCTGCCAGGGGCCGAAACATGCCGGGAAACACGCGATCCCAAGTTTGAATCAGCGGATCATCGGCATCAGCAATGAAGAAGCCAACGGAGCCATTGTAGGCATCGACGACGACCTTAACGGAGTTGCGGATGTAGTTAAAGTCGTTTTCTCCTGGGTCGGAGTAGGGGTAGCGATCGCTAACGGTATAGGCGTCGATGATCCAGTAGAGGTAGTTGGGGTCGGTTTGGGGATCAAAGTTATCCTGGCTGATGTCAGAGTTGCGCGACTGAAAAGCCTCTAAATTGATGTCTCGTCGGGCATTGATAGGAGCCTCTAACCCCGTTCCCCAAGTGCGGGAATCGTCTCCGGCATCGACTACGACTAGGTAGGGGTCGTTATCGAAGCGCAGAAAAGGTGCGATCGCACGTACCCGCTCAGCAATGTTGCGGCGATAGAGCAGTCGGGTCTGGGGCGTAAAGTCTTCGGTAAAGAGCATGCGCCAATCGAGCAGGCGACGGGCAAAAATCAGCCGCCGCCAAAAAGCGCCTACGTCAATTCCGGCTCGGCCTTGATAAGCCGTGTAGATGTTCTCTTCGTTGCTGGGGTAGTCTAGCTCTGGCACCTCGGCGTTGGTCATGATGTTGGTGTCGGTCAGCTCCCCAAAGTAGATGCGGGGCTTGGCAATGGGTATGCTGGCAGCGATTTCTGGGCTGCTGGGGACGTTTTCGATGCCTCGGACAAAATAGGTCGGCAAGCCATCGGGCGCTGCCGTATTCACCGGGCTCATGGTAAAGCCAAAGCCATGGGTATAGACTAGGTGCTCGTTAACCCAGGTTTTTGCGATCGCAGGCACCTGCTCGTAGTTCAGCTCGCGGGCCGATACCAGCACCTGCCGCCGATCATAGGTGCCCAGGGTGTTGAGAAGAGGGTAGCGATCTACATCGGCATCCCGAAACTCGTAGTAGAGCCGGATCTGCTGCAGCTGGCGGTTGCTCTCCAGCAAGGGAACGGTGTCCCACAGACGAATGTTGTCTAGCGTGAGGGTGTTTTCCTCGATGTCGGCATAAGTTAGCTCGCCATCTGGGTTAAATGGCTCAACATCAATGTCAGCCAGATCAAAGGCGTTGCGGGTGAGGGCAATGGAGTTGCGGATGTAGGGCTGCTCGCGCACCAGCTCGTTGGGCTGCACCACTACCCGCTGCACTAGGGGCGGCAGCAGCACTGTTCCCAGAGCCGCCACCAGCAGATACAGCACAATGCCCCAGATCAAAAGGCGCGATCGCAACGGCTGATAGGCCAGCTTGGGCAGGGCTGCATACTGCCGCCGCCCCACATCGCGCAGCCAAATCACCAGGCCCCGCAGGGTAACCCGCCAAAAAACAAAGCGCGACAAAAAGCCCAAGCCCAAAACCAAGGTCAGCACGCTCAGGACGGTGTAGGCGGGCAGGTTGACATGCACTTCGGTGTAGCCTGCCCCAGCTACGGCCCCGTCTTGGGCGTAGAGAATCTGATAGCGGCCCAGCCAGTGATTGAGACTGGTCGCCAAAAACAGCAGCCCGGCCAAGGCGTAGAGGTGGCGCTGCTGCGATAGCGACATCCCCAAAAAGCGGCCCTGACTGAGGCTGTCTCCGGCCAACAGGTAAACCAGCGTCACCGATACCAGCATGAAAAAGCTCAGCCCAATCATCCAAAAATTGAGCAGCTCCCAGATCGGCAGCCGAAAAATGTAAAACCCAATGTCTCGGCCAAAAATCGGATCGCTCTGGCCAAAGGCCAGCGGCTGCAGCGCCAGCAAAACCTTGTTCCAATGCTCTGACAAGATCAGGGCAAAGCCCAGACTCATGAGCCCCGCCGCCAGCCGAATCGACCAGCGGGGGTAGAGTAGAAATGCGATCGCAGCCATCACCAGCGCCACTAGCTGCCAGGGTTGAGCCACCAGCCGCCCAGCCACAGACTGCACTGCATCGGGCTTGGCCCACAGCGGCAGGGGCGGAGCCGAGTTATACAGGCTAGACGTAGTTGGCCAGTAGCTAGCCACCACCTGCCCCTGATAAAGCAGCTGCACGCCCAACAGTAGCCCCAGCGCCACCGCCAGCAGCAGCAACCACCGCAGCCCTCGCCCAGCAGGCCGGTCGACCAATTCTTCTGGCGGCTTGAGAGGCCGCAGCCTAAAGGCCAAAGCCAAATTGCTCATGGCAAAGATCAGGCTCAAGGCAAAAGCCACAATGCCTAAACTAAACTGGGTCAGCATTCGCAGCTGAAACACCGCCAGGTAGTTGACCTCCTGGAACCACAGCCCCTCTGAGAAGAGATATACGGCGGCATCGGCAAATAGCAGCAGAGCCAGAGGCCCCAGAGCCCACTGCCACCAGAGGACTTGCCGCAACTTCAGCGCTTTAAGAAAATACATGAGCTCAGGCCAAATCAAGGGGCGATCCTGCCTGAGATTGTACCGCTGTCGTCAGCAAAACCCCTGCTGTTGGGTTTTAACGCAAGGCAAAATCCGTGGGTTAGTTGAGGCTTCGCGAAACCCAACAGTCTTTTGCAGCGCCGGGTTTCGCTAGCTAACCCAACCTACAGGCTTATTCAGGACAGGTCTGATTGGTAAAGTCACACTGATAGACGTGCGGCTCTTGCCAGTGCAGCGGAATCTCCAGCAGGTCGCGAGTGCCCGTAACCCCCTGACTAATAAATAGCAGTAGGGCAACAGAGTTGAGGACGATGTGAGTAATGCGCCAGCGGCTAGATTTGTAGATATCAGGCAAAATAGCCACAGAAAAAACCATCAGCAGGGCTGCGGTCATGCCGAGGTAGTAGTGGGAAACGTACCACTCGTCGGTGCGCCGAAATACCCCATCCTGGCAGCCCAAAATTACCAGCCCCATGCCCGTCAGGGTGGCGAATACCCCGCGCCAGAGCGGCATTCGCGCCCGGAAGAGAAACACCAGAGCCGCAATGGTCAGGGCAAACATCAGCACAATAAAAGTGCCCTGAAAGGGGTCTGAAGTCCAGATTTGAGCGTTGTTGAGATACTTAAAGATGGGGTGAGCTAGCCCAATCAAGACCAGCCCCACGACCGAACCTGCCAGCCAGCGGCCAACCTGCACGTGCTCCTTACCCACGGCCGGGCTGACTTTAGTTTTTTCTTTGGCGGCGATAGCCAGTCGGCGCTGCCGCGTCTGCATAGCAAAGTAGGTGACAACGCCGATCAGGGGAAAAACGTATACAACGGCAAGAATTGGGTGAATTAGCCGCAGCAAATCCGGGGTGTCCAGCATGTTAGTTCCTGGGCCTGTAGGGTTGGCGTTTTTAAACCCAAGGCTGGTAAAGCAGCCCTAGGTTAGATCGCTGATTGCATCTTCCTCCTTTGGAGGGAGGGCAGTCAGCACCATCCTACCGAGAGAACTAGCTCCAAAGATTAAAGCGAGCTAAATGTTCTTCGACTGCCTTAGGCAAACTCTTGTGCAGATCACCCTTGCCGCTGAAGGTGAGCCGGTTGCGCCCCGACAGGTCAAAGGGAAACTGCCCTGGCAGATCGTCGCGCTCCATCTGGGCCAGCAAAATCTGCTCAGGCCGCTTGCTCTGGAGCGCATAGCCCATTTCGACACAGACCTTGGGGCTGGGAATAAGCTGAGGCGGGGAACCGTCTATCTGAGTAATGGGTGTGCCATCGGCCAAAAACAGCAGGCACTTGCGGATTTTGCGGGTCAGGCCGCTGCCCAGGCGAGCGGGGCCTTCGCTCAGCCGGTGAGACTCTTCTAGCGTTAGGGCAATGCGAGAACGCCGGTTGAGCCTTTCGATCACGTCCTGCAGCTCGTCGCGCAGCAGGTTGCTGGCGTCGGGATAGTCATCTTGATAGCAGAAGAAGATAGTCGGATCTAGGTTGGCAAAGACGTCTTGCTTGGCGAAGTAGATCTCGTGGCTGATCAGGTCAATGTTGGCAATGATGTAGGTACCGCTGCCCTCAACGTAAAACTCGACCGTGTCGCCTTCTAGGTAGCGCTGAAACCAGGCCGATTTTTTAACGTCGTCGCTATCTTCTAGAAAATCAGCTCGCAGCGCCGACTTCAGCAGACTATTTTTGCTCAGCCGCAGGTCGTGGGGCCGTTTTTCTAGCGCCTTGACCGGCTCGTAATCCTCTAGATACCAGGCTTTTAGCGCGATAATAGCCATTTTGCTTCCCTGCCCCGTCAGCGTGTCCTACTACATATACCTGAAACGCTAGCAATCGGCACACCTATAAAGCAACAACATCCAAGCATAGACCGAGTGACTTCCTGACATGGGCTGAGCCTGGACGGAGTTAGCCGATCAGCTGGCCTTCTGTGAAGGTGCGATCGCAGTGCTCCCAATCTATCAGTATAGGAAGTGTCGTTGAGCTTGGATGTTGTTAGTTGAACGAGACAGATTCGGGATTAACAGCGTCTTTACCTCTTGGTGTTGGATGGACAAGTTGGCTGTTTAATCTGCCAGGGAAGCTGTATTTGCTTCTCCTTAACTATAGCTTGATTTGGAGGGGGATCAAGAAGTCGAAAAATAAGTTCACTTTTCTGATCGATTATTGTTTTTGTCAGAGTATAAGGTAGCTTGCTTGCCATCTTCTAGATTGTCTTACTAAGCAGGACTTTAAAGTCCTGCTTAGTAAGGAATAAAAAACAAATATGTTAGAGTTCTTTACTCAAAAGGTTGGAAGTGTTGGGTTCGCTGCGCTTAACCCAACCTACAGGAGATGGCTATTATTTTTGATGCTTCTTTATACGGAAGGTTAGAGTTTTGGGTTTACTGCGCTTAACTCAATCTACGTAGCTCAACTTATGCAACTCTTTAAAAAAATAGAGACGCAGGCTAGCTGCGTCTCTGGGCGAAAGAAAGTTGAGGACGTATTTCAACAGCAAGTTCCAGTTGAGATTTCTAGGGGCTTCCAACATTTCACAAGGATGAGTAGAGATAGCTGATCTGGCGTTAGAGGCGATTGTAATTGGCCAGTCACAGAGCTCTCAGGACATCAGTTTTGGAAGTGTAGATTCCAGATTGGGATGCTGTTGGTTGAACGAGACAGATTGAACTTTAGCAGAACTCTACCTCTCCTGTAACGGTTTCAATTGACTGTTCTATCTGCCAGGGAAGCTTTAATCGCTTCATCCTTAAAGTGTAGGCGGGCTTAAATAGAAAATGCCTGCTTGAAAATAAAGTTTACTTTTGGGATCGGGGCATTCAAAGGTCTTTTTTACGACTTTGGGTATAGGTACGGTTGCCGTAGGCCATTAGTAGATGCTGCTAGTCCATCAAAAGAGAGATAAATTACAGGCCAGCGGCTAACAAAAAATCAACTAGCAAAAGCAAATTGTTGACTCCTTTTAATCAACGGTCAAGCAATGAAAAAGATTGTTACCTGGGTGAGAACTGTGCTCGAATAGAAAAAAACCTTGACTGCCATGCTGACGAATCTTACCCAGGGCCATTTAAGCCTGCTTGAGACTTGCCCTCGCAAGTTTCAGCAAATTTTTCTAGAGGGCCTCACGGTGCCTCCGTCTCCAGACCTACAGGCCAGTCAGCTGTGGGGCAACCGCTTTCACCTGCTGATGCAGCAGCGGGAGCTAGGGCTGCCGCTGCCGGGCAATCTGGCCGATGAGGAGCACCTGCGAGACTGTATGGCGGCACTGCTAGAGCGAGCCCCTGAGCTGTTTCAATCTGAGCCGACCCATTTTCGGCAGAGTGAGCACCGGCGGTCGCTGGCCTTTAATGGCTATAGCCTGACGGTGATCTACGACCTGCTGATTTGTCGTCCAGGAAGCGGGCTGATCGTGGACTGGAAGACCTATCTGCAGATGCGCGATCGCAACTCCTTGGCGCAGGACTGGCAGACCCGGCTCTATCTCTATGTGCTGGTTGAAACCACCGACCTTAGCCCTGAACAGGTGGCTATGAGCTACTGGTTTGTGC
The window above is part of the Pseudanabaena sp. FACHB-2040 genome. Proteins encoded here:
- a CDS encoding UPF0182 family protein, producing the protein MYFLKALKLRQVLWWQWALGPLALLLFADAAVYLFSEGLWFQEVNYLAVFQLRMLTQFSLGIVAFALSLIFAMSNLALAFRLRPLKPPEELVDRPAGRGLRWLLLLAVALGLLLGVQLLYQGQVVASYWPTTSSLYNSAPPLPLWAKPDAVQSVAGRLVAQPWQLVALVMAAIAFLLYPRWSIRLAAGLMSLGFALILSEHWNKVLLALQPLAFGQSDPIFGRDIGFYIFRLPIWELLNFWMIGLSFFMLVSVTLVYLLAGDSLSQGRFLGMSLSQQRHLYALAGLLFLATSLNHWLGRYQILYAQDGAVAGAGYTEVHVNLPAYTVLSVLTLVLGLGFLSRFVFWRVTLRGLVIWLRDVGRRQYAALPKLAYQPLRSRLLIWGIVLYLLVAALGTVLLPPLVQRVVVQPNELVREQPYIRNSIALTRNAFDLADIDVEPFNPDGELTYADIEENTLTLDNIRLWDTVPLLESNRQLQQIRLYYEFRDADVDRYPLLNTLGTYDRRQVLVSARELNYEQVPAIAKTWVNEHLVYTHGFGFTMSPVNTAAPDGLPTYFVRGIENVPSSPEIAASIPIAKPRIYFGELTDTNIMTNAEVPELDYPSNEENIYTAYQGRAGIDVGAFWRRLIFARRLLDWRMLFTEDFTPQTRLLYRRNIAERVRAIAPFLRFDNDPYLVVVDAGDDSRTWGTGLEAPINARRDINLEAFQSRNSDISQDNFDPQTDPNYLYWIIDAYTVSDRYPYSDPGENDFNYIRNSVKVVVDAYNGSVGFFIADADDPLIQTWDRVFPGMFRPLADMPPALQEHIRYPQDLFQVQANQLMTYHMTDPQVFYNREDQWRAPNEIYANEARAVEPYYLIIRLPGEETEEFILLRLFTPAQRNNLIGWLAARSDGDRYGLRLLYRFPKQELVFGPEQIEARINQDPAISQRISLWDTQGSRAQQGNLLAIPIEQSLVYVEPLYLVAEQNRLPALTRVILVYRNRIAMAETLQDAISAVFLQEQPTTPPILRELDESEPGLDEPLTPDIEPELGGQEG
- a CDS encoding DUF4079 family protein, which produces MDTPDLLRLIHPILAVVYVFPLIGVVTYFAMQTRQRRLAIAAKEKTKVSPAVGKEHVQVGRWLAGSVVGLVLIGLAHPIFKYLNNAQIWTSDPFQGTFIVLMFALTIAALVFLFRARMPLWRGVFATLTGMGLVILGCQDGVFRRTDEWYVSHYYLGMTAALLMVFSVAILPDIYKSSRWRITHIVLNSVALLLFISQGVTGTRDLLEIPLHWQEPHVYQCDFTNQTCPE
- a CDS encoding PD-(D/E)XK nuclease family protein, producing MLTNLTQGHLSLLETCPRKFQQIFLEGLTVPPSPDLQASQLWGNRFHLLMQQRELGLPLPGNLADEEHLRDCMAALLERAPELFQSEPTHFRQSEHRRSLAFNGYSLTVIYDLLICRPGSGLIVDWKTYLQMRDRNSLAQDWQTRLYLYVLVETTDLSPEQVAMSYWFVRHRDAQTGEFLPQEVQITYSSKQHEQTRQDLLKLTADLSGYQQSGHFPQVSLAQESCDRCLFVSPCGRLPESGAAGLSSLPSLAEIEEVPL